CGACGAACCTCCGCCGCCAACTGCTCCGGCACTTCGTCGATGCTGGGAAGCGGCGCGCCGTAGCCGTGGGGCAAGAGCACCGGAGCGGCCAACGCGGCGAAGGTGATGTCCGCGGCGGTGAGCTGATCCCCAGTGAGGTAGCGGCGGCCGTCGGACAAGAGCTCTCCCATTTCGGAGAAGGTGTCGTTCATGCGCGTGTGGGAGCGCTTGGAGGCTTCCGCGGTGATGCGCATGGAGCGCTTCATGAGGCGTTTGATCAGCGGATAGGTGACCGAGAACGCTGCGCGCTCGGAGAGTGGTGCGCCGTGGCCGAAGGCCTGGGTGACCTGCTGCTTGTCATCCAGGATGTGGAAGTAGACGAAGCGACGCGTGTCCGGACCGAAGCGGGCGTCGAGCTTCTCTTCCAGCTCCCG
The window above is part of the Polyangiaceae bacterium genome. Proteins encoded here:
- a CDS encoding glutathione S-transferase, with product MSQPYRLVTMGPSHFCEKARWALSRAGVPYQEERHVPLYHAPASYRAGGRRTVPVLVTDSGTIADSTGILELADRHSGGRIYGEGGNVRRLSRELEEKLDARFGPDTRRFVYFHILDDKQQVTQAFGHGAPLSERAAFSVTYPLIKRLMKRSMRITAEASKRSHTRMNDTFSEMGELLSDGRRYLTGDQLTAADITFAALAAPVLLPHGYGAPLPSIDEVPEQLAAEVRRYRETPAGKFAMRLFREERNKQLTF